From the Streptomyces sp. NBC_01216 genome, the window CCGCCGCAGTATGGCCTGTCCGGGTGTCGCGGTGGTGGCCGCGGTGCCGCCGGCCGTCTCCTCCGGGACGGCGAAACGCCGCAGGAAGAACTGGGCGAGCGGCCCGATGCTCAGGGCGTACAGCACCGTCCCCACGCCGACGGAGCCGCCCAGCAGGAAACCGGTGGCGACGACGGCCACCTCGATCGCCGTGCGGACCAGGCGGATCGAGCGGCCGGTGAGGCGGTGCAACCCGGTCATCAGGCCGTCGCGCGGGCCCGGGCCCAGCCGGGCGGCGATGTAGAGACCGGTGGCCACCCCGTTGAGCACGATGCCGGCCAGGAGCAGGGAGACGCGCGCGAGCGCGCCGCGCGCGTCCGGGAGAAGGGCGAGCGTCCCGTCCATGGCCAGGCCGACCACGAAGACGTTCGAGACGGTGCCCAGGCCGGGCTTCTGTCGGAGCGGGATCCACAGCAACAGGACGATCGCCCCCACCGCGATCGACACGACGCCGATCGTCAGCCCGCACCGTCCGGCGAGACCCTGGTGGAGGACGCCCCAGGGCTCCAGGCCCAGTCCGGCGCGGACCAGGAGGGCCGAACTGATCCCGTACAGCGTCAGCCCGAGGGCGAGCTGGGTGAGCCGGCGAGGCAGCCGGCGTCCGGTGAGCCGGGCGCGGAGGCCGGAGTCGGTGGACAAGAAGTGCCCCCTGTGTGGTGGTGGTGGACTGACTCATGTCACTCTGTGGCGGGGGAATGGATGTCAACCATGGCCAATTCGATGAAGGTGGACTGATTTCCATGGCTCAGTGGACCTCTGCGGTCGGTCCGGCGCAGTTGGCCCGGCAGCTCCAGGCGCAGCAGCCGCGCCCCGCCGGACCGGGCGCCCGCAAACCGCCCGCCTACCGTGCCCTGGCCGACGGAATCCGGCTGCTGGTGCTGGAGGGCCGCGTCCCGGTCGCCGCCCGGCTGCCCGCCGAACGCGAACTGGCCGGTGCGCTCACTGTCAGCCGGACGACGGTGGCCGCCGCGTACGAGGCGCTGCGTGCCGAGGGTTTCCTGGAGTCGCGGCGCGGGGCCGGCAGCTGGACCGCCGTACCGGCCGGGAACCCGCTGCCCGCGCGGGGACTCGAACCCCTGCCCCCGGAGTCGCTCGGCTCGATGATCGACCTCGGCTGCGCGGCGCTGCCCGCGCCGGAGCCGTGGCTGACCCGCAGTGTCCAGGGAGCCCTGGAGGAGCTGCCGCCGTACGCCCACACGCATGGTGACTACCCGGCCGGGCTGCCCGCGCTGCGGCAGATGCTCGCCGACCGGTACACCGAGCGCGGCATCCCCACGATGCCCGAACAGATCATGGTGACCACCGGGGCGATGGGCGCCATCGACGCCATCTGCCACCTCTTCGCGGGGCGCGGTGAGCGGATAGCCGTCGAGTCCCCCTCCTACGCCAACATCCTCCAGCTCATGCGGGAGGCCGGCGCTCGGCTCGTGCCGGTCGCCATGGCCGAGGGGCTGGCGGGCTGGGACCTGAACCGCTGGCGGCAGGTGTTGCGGGACGCCGCCCCGCGCCTGGCGTACGTCGTCGCCGACTTCCACAATCCGACCGGCGCCTTGGCCGACGACGGCCAGCGGCGTCAGTTGGTGGACGCGGCCCGCTCGGCGGGGACCGTCCTCGTGGTCGACGAGACGATGGCCGAACTGCATCTGGAGGAGGGGCTGGAGATGCCCCGGCCGGTCTGCGCCTTCGACCCCGCCGGAGCGACGGTCCTCACGGTCGGGTCGGCCAGCAAGGCGTTCTGGGCGGGCATGCGGATCGGCTGGGTGCGGGCCGCTCCCGACGTGATCCGTTCGCTGGTGGCCGCGCGGGCCTACGCGGACCTCGGCACCCCGGTACTGGAGCAGCTCGGCGTCGACTGGCTGATGCGGACCGGTGGGTGGGAGCGTGCGGTCGCCATCCGGCGCGGCCAGGCCCGGGAGAACCGGGACGCGCTGGTGGCGGCCGTGCGGCGCGAGCTTCCGGAATGGGAGTTCGACGTCCCGCGCGGCGGCCTGACCCTGTGGGTCCGTACGGGCGGCCTGTCCGGTTCGCGCCTGGCGGAGGTCGGCGAGCGGGTCGGCGTCCGGGTCCCCTCCGGGCCTCGCTTCGGCGTGGACGGAGCCTTCGAGGGATACGTCCGGCTGCCCTTCACCGTCGGCGGTCCGGTCGCCGAGGAGGCCGCCGCCCGGCTGGCGGCGGCTGCCCGGCTGGTGGAGTCGGGCGCGGTCAGCGGAATCGAACCGTCGCGGGCGTTCGTCGCCTGAGCTGAGACGGAGAGCCTGTCGGGTGACCGCCCGGTCAGAGGCCGCCCGGCAGGCTCTGAGAGCTGTCCCGTCGTCCGCGGCGGACCGGCGCGCGAGGAGCGCCGGCGGGGATTTGTGCCTCGGTGCCTCGGTGTCGTGTGACCGCCGGGGGCGAACGCGCGGGGCCCGGCGCGGACGACGGTCCGTGCCGGGCCTCCGGCGCGCTCTCACGCGGTGGCGGGCGAGACGCTCAGCCTTCCGCCGCGACCGGCGCGTGGAGCGGCGGGGGTCCGGGATCGCGGGCCGGGGCTGGTGCGACACCGGGGTCCGGTGCGGCGGCAGGCTCCGGGGCCGCGGCGGGAACGGACTCGACCGCCGGCGCCGTCGTGTTCTGCCGCTCCGGCAGGAGTTCCAGCACGGCCGACCGGTGGGATTCGCTCGTC encodes:
- the yczE gene encoding membrane protein YczE, yielding MSTDSGLRARLTGRRLPRRLTQLALGLTLYGISSALLVRAGLGLEPWGVLHQGLAGRCGLTIGVVSIAVGAIVLLLWIPLRQKPGLGTVSNVFVVGLAMDGTLALLPDARGALARVSLLLAGIVLNGVATGLYIAARLGPGPRDGLMTGLHRLTGRSIRLVRTAIEVAVVATGFLLGGSVGVGTVLYALSIGPLAQFFLRRFAVPEETAGGTAATTATPGQAILRR
- a CDS encoding SCO1417 family MocR-like transcription factor; the protein is MAQWTSAVGPAQLARQLQAQQPRPAGPGARKPPAYRALADGIRLLVLEGRVPVAARLPAERELAGALTVSRTTVAAAYEALRAEGFLESRRGAGSWTAVPAGNPLPARGLEPLPPESLGSMIDLGCAALPAPEPWLTRSVQGALEELPPYAHTHGDYPAGLPALRQMLADRYTERGIPTMPEQIMVTTGAMGAIDAICHLFAGRGERIAVESPSYANILQLMREAGARLVPVAMAEGLAGWDLNRWRQVLRDAAPRLAYVVADFHNPTGALADDGQRRQLVDAARSAGTVLVVDETMAELHLEEGLEMPRPVCAFDPAGATVLTVGSASKAFWAGMRIGWVRAAPDVIRSLVAARAYADLGTPVLEQLGVDWLMRTGGWERAVAIRRGQARENRDALVAAVRRELPEWEFDVPRGGLTLWVRTGGLSGSRLAEVGERVGVRVPSGPRFGVDGAFEGYVRLPFTVGGPVAEEAAARLAAAARLVESGAVSGIEPSRAFVA